The following nucleotide sequence is from Triticum dicoccoides isolate Atlit2015 ecotype Zavitan chromosome 7B, WEW_v2.0, whole genome shotgun sequence.
GTATTCATCGAATTCCATTGTAGGATATCCACACATCACAATGCTGAAAGACAGGAAGTTTTATGGTCAACCTGGGCAAAACCAGCAGCCTTTCTTATCCCCCTTTCATCCATTGATCCCCGCAATGTCTCCACTCCAAACCATTCATCACATGACGCGTAAATGCCAGAGAGCAGCACATAATCTTCGcttgtatcttcattcatttttagaAGCCTCTCCCTGGCAAGTTTGCCAAGGGCTGCATTCCCGTGGATCTTGCAGGCACCAAGCAGAGTCCTCCATATGACTGCACTAGGTTCGCACCTCATGCTGCTCAGAATTGCAAATGCTTCATCCAGTAAGCCTGCACGGCCAAGCATATCCACTATGCAACTGTAGTGCTTTGCATTTGGCTCGATCTTGTACCTGTCTTTCATCAAAGAGAAACATCTCTGACCATCTTCAACTAATCCGGCATGACTGCATGCACCGAGAACACAGAGGAAAGAAATAGCATTTGGGCACATTCCTTGTTGAAGCATTTTATTGAAGAATTGGATGGACTGTTCTGCTTGCCCATGGAAGGCCAGCCCGCCGATGATCGAGTTCCATGTCCAAACATCCCTCTCCTTCGTCCTGCTAAAGACTTCCAATGCAGCCTGCAGATCTCCACACTTTGCatacattgataccaatgcatttcCAAGCACAATACTTGTACACGGTCTACCTTCCAAGTGCATTGAATGTATCATCCTCCCTGTGTCAAGCGACCCTAAGTTCGCACAACACGAAAGCAAGCTAACAATAGTTGCCTCATCAGGCAACCAGCCCGCAcacttcatttcatcaagcacctcCAATGCTTCCTTCAGCATCCCCTTCGTGGAGTACCCTGTGATAATAGTGTTCCACGAAACCACATCTGTCTCCGGCGCACGGTCAATCAGCTCCCTCGCCTTCTCCATTTCCCCATGCTTAGCATACGCTGCCACCATTACATTCCAACACACCAAGTCTTTGTGCCGACAATCATCAAACAGTTGCCGAGCAATGTTCAAGTCACCTCTAGCGGCATGCCCCGCTATGACAGCCGACCACGCCACGACATCCCCCTCGCCGGCCTCCTCAAGAAGCGCACCGGCCACCTTCAAATCCCCACATTTGGCATGCATGTTGATAAGCGCATTCCTCACGAACGCATCATTCAAGAAGCCCAGCTTCAGGACGACGCCATGGACCTGGTACCCGGCGCAAGAGCCTGGCAAGCCAGCGCTGGCCCGGAGGAGGTAGCAGAACGTGAAGGCGTCGGGCCTCAGGCCAGCCGTCCTGATGCGTCGGTACAAGGCGAAGGCCGcggcgggcgcgccgccgtgcgcgTAGCCGCGGACCATGACGTTGTGCATGAAGAGGTCCGGGTGGGGGATTCCGTCGAACACTTTACGGGCGTAGCCCATGGTGCCGCGGAACGAGGAGACACACGCGAGTAGCAGGTCCCGCAGGGGCTGGAGGCGCGAGGCGATGCCCTTGACGACCAGGTTCCCATGGATTTGCTTCAGGGAGCGCGGGCTTACACGCGCGGAGCCTTTCCGGATCATGCGCCGCTCAGGTCGGACCTCCTATCGGCGCCGTGTGTCCAGGTCGCTCGCTAGCGGCGCTGGAGCCCTCGCCGGAGCATTGGCCGGAGCCGTCTCTGGCGTGCGTGGACCGTGCGCCAGGAGGCACAATGACCCGAGGCTCCTGCTGGCTGGTTGGCTTGCTCTGGAACGAGCGCTCGCGTCGCTGGCGTGCTGCCGCCTGGCTGTAGCTGTGGGTTTAGTTGCTGGATGCCTGTAGCATTTTGGATGTTTTGTTGATGTTGGGAGGTCAGGCCACCTGTGAGTTGGAATGGTAGGAGCGCCGGGGTTGTAGAAgcacggcgaggcggcggagggggGACGTGCGGCGCGCCGGGAAGAGGAAGCACTGCGAGGCGGTGGCTCTTCCTCTGACCTGTCTCGCGCCTGCTTTCTGTTCGTTCTGGACGAATGGGTCGAACCAGAGGAAACAGGCGAGCGCAACGGGCGGGCCCAGACGTGGAACACAGGGGAGAACCCAACTTGTGCCATTttatcaactctgaagaaaatatgTGCTACTACTTTTTTTTCTTTGTTCGCGAATACGCAAAGATTATGTATCATTGCATTGATGAAAGAGGTGAAAAAGTACAAATGTCGGCTACAGTAGCCACGCGTACACAAGCTGTCGCGGGCTGAAGTAGCCGGAGCCGTGAGAGGAGGGGGCTGCTCATCCCCAATACATCAAGCTAGACTCTATCTCTCAGGGATCATGATCGCCAAGCCGTTGGCGCCGTGCTAGCCCATAGGCGAGCGTCTTCTTGAATGAACTCGAGTAGTCTTGCGGTGGAGGGTTGTAGTTGATCAAAGATGCATCCATTCCGATGCTTCCAAATCGCCACGCGGTGAGGGCTATGATGGAGTTGAGCCCTTTACGTAGGGTTGTGGGTGACGAAGAACAAGCAACAATCCCCTATTCCGTGAATGGTGTATCCGGACTCGGGATCATGGTAGTCGAACGACACCAGGATATGACCTCGTGCCATATCTGGCGCGAGAAGGAGCAAGCAGCGAAAAGGTGCTGCATGTCCTCGGTGGCCTGGTCGCAGAGTACACACCGGTCGTTGTGTGGCAATCCACGTCTGGCAAGGCGGTCTGCCGTCCAACACCGATCTTGCAAGGCGAGTCAGAAGAAGACCATGATGCGGAGAGGGGCCCAAATCTTCCAGGTAAGCTTCCATGAAGCATCCGTCGTAGAACCATGGAAAAGGGCTAGGTAGTAGGACTTGGCAGAGTAGGCACCGGACTCCGTCCACTTCCAGCGCAGCACGTTCGGCCCAGCCTCGAGGGTTGTGTGCTGCAGTATATGCCAGAGGTCAACGTACTGCGCAAGGACGGCTGGGCCGAGTGCGCCAGCAATATCGCGCACCCAAGCGCGCCTAGGCAGGCGCTCTGCCACCGTCCGATCACGGCGACAACGTTTAGGAACCATGGAGAAAACCAACAGCGTGAGCTCCGACATGGCCTTGCCCGGGTCGGTCCAGAACTTGCATGTTCGACCGTCACGTACCTCCCAGGTGTTAGAGGCCTGGAATATCTGCATGGCCGCCGGATCGTGAGGGAGATGAGGCTGActccaggggcgcgacgcgtcagTTCGCTGGAGCCACATCCACCGGTGCGCTGCAAATAACGAATTCCCATGCCGTCGAGAGATGTGGGGCTGAAGTGCtcgctgggtgattttggtaatttatgtcaacatatctcttgttggactaacatttttacctagtatgtttcagataagttcaacaatgaagtggcatggactaaagaatgtggaaccccttcaagatgctaagaacaaaggattggctcaagcttcaagcacaagactctatattttctattttagtgatccaagatcacattgagtctataggaaaagccaatactatcaagaagggatgaggtgttgcttaatgaggttcttgctcaaagtgcttagtgatatgctccaaaatcctcaactactttctcacatccacatatgacctaaaccaaaattcaaaatcggccccaccgattctttctatccggcgccaccgagttcagatgtcatagtcactgccacaaaaccctaggcaaatcggtctcaccaatagggatctcggtctcaccgagatggaattgcaatctctctgtatgtccattatcaaaatcggtctcaccgagtttgtgtaaccggtcccaccgagattgcaatgtaaactctctgtttccctttcgtaacatttcggtctcaccgaaatgagcgaagcagtcccaccgagtttaccgcaccaactctctggttagcttattaccaaaatcggtcccaccgagtttgtgtaatcggtctcaccgagattacgttatgccctaaccctaaccatatcggtcctaccgagttgcatgtcggtcccaccgaaaatcctaacggtcactagatttactgaatcggtccgaccgagtttctcaattcggtcccaccgagattggcaagttttgtgtaacggttagattttgtgtggaggctatatatacccctccacctcctcttcattcgtggagagagccatcagaacgaacctacacttccaacttacattttcttagagagaatcacctactcatgtgttgagaccaagatattccatttctaccatatgaatcttgatctctagccttccccaagttgctttccactcaaatcttctttccaccaaatccaaatcctgtgagagagagttgagtgttggggagactatcatttgaagcacaagagcaaggagttcatcatcaacacaccatctgttacttcttggagagtggtgtctcctagattggctaggtatcacttgggagcctccgacaagattgtggagttgaaccaaggagtttgtaagggcaaggagatcgcctacttcgtgaagatctaccgctagtgaggcaagtccttcgtgggcgacgaccatggtgggatagacaaggttgcttcttcgtggacccttcttgggtggagccctccgtggactcgcgcagccgttaccctttgtgggttgaagtatccatcaacgtggatgtacgatagcaccacctatcggaaccatgacaaaaacatccgtgtctccaattgcgtttgaattctccaatcccgtccctttacattcttgcaagttgcatgctttaatttccgttgctcatatactctttgcatgcttgcttgatatgtattatgaTTGTTaagcttgtgccaaaactccacttaaacttaaagaaattaaaaactgcaacttttggcacttagtgtctaatcacccccctctagacacctcttctcgatcctttcaggggTGGCACAGACGGTCCCAATTAACGCGGCACTGCCCTCCTCGCGCATCCTTACGCCCGACCCATAAGAAGCCTTGAATGATTCGGTTAACCCGTATGAGGATGGTCCTGTTgacggcgatggcgacgaggaTGTGGATGGGCATGGCGCAGAGGACATGCCTACAAAGTGCGAGGCCGTCCCCAAGGGAGAGCATAGACCTGGACCAAGTGGAAAGCTTCTTCTCTAGTATCTCGACGAGCGGCATGAGATCGGTTGTCGATGGCTTGCGTATGGATAGCGGGAGGCCAAGATACTTCACCGGGAACTAGGAAATTGGGCAGGCCATCCTAGCCGTGATCATGGCGATGTGCTCATCAGTGCAGCAGATGGGCGAGGCAGAGCACTTGGCGAAATTTGTGCAAAGCCCTGAAACCTTGCCGAAAACATCGAGCAAGCATCGAATGGTGCGGATGTCGCGTGTGTTGAGGCAGCAAAAAATGACAACATCGTCCACATAGAGGGAGATGCTCGATGCCAGGTGCCTCATGGTCAACCACTGAAGGAGGCCTTGTTCGACGGCTCGCTGGAGAAGCGAGTTCAACATGTCGATGACAAGGACAAAGAGCATGGGGGAAATGTGCTACTACTTTATCACAACAAAAGAAAAATGCGCCATTGGATTAAAGTGAAAAAGTGTGCCATTTATTCACATTCCTCCTAATATGAAATTCTACTCCCTACAAAAAAGGATGGGTTCTACACGATGTGTGGGCAGTCACTCAGTTCGATTCAAGTAGGTGATGTGGTTGGAGAAGAGCACAGGGCATGCCATCAGGTGATCGCTGCAGCTCTGAATATCATGATCGAGGCTCTCAATAACATATACTTGGGTTTGCCAGCCAACGGTGGTTTGGATATGGAGTCTGTTGTCAGTAATCGTATTAAATTAGAGGATGGCATCAAATTATTATTGGAGGGAAGAACGTTCTCCTCAAGTTTTTTGTTCAAGCTATTCCCTATGTCTGTCTTTAAAATTGCTAacaaaatgcaaaggaattattgaCGTAGTGTCAAGAGTTTGGTGGGGTGACGAGGATAAAAAGAAGAGAATGCATTGTATGGCTTGGTGAAAAATGTGAGTCCCAAAAAAAATCAAGGACGGATGGGTTTTCATGGTGTTCGTTGTTTCAATCTAACGATGCTGGCCAAACAAGCCTGACTCTTCTTGAGAATCCCGATTCTTTATGTCCCTGTTTTGGGAGCTAAGCATTTTTATGATGGTGATCTTGTGAGTCTAAAGTTAGAAAAAGGATCCACTTTTACTTGGAGAAGTATTATGACGATAAAACTCTCTGAAACATGGTTATATCTGATGAGTTGGAATGATCAGAATATTGATATGCAGGGATATGCTTGGTTCCCAAATTGTGCTGATAGAAAAGTGATCGCTCCTAAAGGGGGACATCTGTTGTCTAAGTTGTCGGACTTCATTGATCTTGTTTCTAATAATTGGGGTGATGATTTGGTCACACAAACGTTGTGTACAATTGATGCACAACGGGGCCTATCTATCCCTCTTCCTCAGCATGACATGGGACTGTCTATCCTTCTTCCTCAGCATGACATGCCAGATTTTGTCTCTTGGAGTTATACAAAAATTTGGTTGTTTTATCTTAGATCGGCTTATTTCTTTGAATGGGATCATCGACATGGAAGAAAACTTTGATGTACTAATAAAATGGGATAAACCACATTCAATCCTATTTAGGGCAAGATTTGGAAGCTATCTTTCCAAACTAGTTTTCCCGTGTCAAGTTTCGCCCAAATGTCCTTTGTGTTCTTATGAACCTGAAGATACAAAGCAATTGTTATTTCTATGCCATAAAGCAAAGGATAATTGGAGAATGCAGGGATGGACATAATTATTAAAAGAGCTTGTGAAGTTGATCATGTTGGTGAGGCTATTCTGGAGTTCTTACTCATTTTTCTCATGAGATGATCGCCATTACCACTTGGTATTGGTTGAGAAAGACGTAAAGTGGTCCACGAAGAGAGAGTTCAGGATGATAATCAAATTATTATGGGAATACATGCTCTAATGTCTAACTATGTTATTTCTTCCTTGAGGGCTAGACCCGCCCCAGGTGAGATTTGTTAAACTTACTGGTGATGTTTCCTTTGATCAAGACTTGTTTAGGGGCATGTCTGGTGCAGTACTAAGAGACGATAAATACATATTCATTGTTGGGAAAATGGAGATTGGATTCCCGTGTGGATGTCCTGGCGGTTGAAGCCTCAACACTTAGACTTGGTTTATCCCTTGCGCAAAGGGCATGGTACAATCGCCTCATAATCTGATAATTTGGAGGTTACTGACATCATGAAGAACAGAGGACGTTCGGTGGGAGCGATGGCGACAAAATTTGATGATTGTTATTATTTTGCTTATGATTTTCCTATCACTAGTTTCAAACATTGTAACAGGGAAGCTAAAAAGGTTGCTCATGAGATTGGTCAGTTGATTATATATTGTTTGACTTTTGATTGGTTTGAGGAGCCTATGAGTGAAATTGTACCACTCCTCATAACAACATAACTATTATTTAGAATGAATAAGGCCGTATGGTTTCGAAAAAAGGGCGATCAATTCAATGGTATTATGGTGGGCAAGGAAGCGAAGTAGCATGTCCAAATATTGCACGCCTCTGTGAAAAGAAGCGACCTAAGAGGACCACCAATGTATAGAGACTCGTTTGCATGCAAAGTTGGAAAACTTGGTAGCGAGATTTAAATCATTTTGATAATTGTAAATGGATCAAAATTTTCTAAACCTAGACTGAACTATGAAAATATAACATTTGCTCTAGATTGTGAAAGTACAATCTGGTGAAAATGTGTAGGTGACACTTTATTTTGAGGTACATAGTATAAACGCGACGCTTACAACATGTGCCCACACTCACCCTATGAATGGACATACGTATATCCTACCCATGTGAGCACCTTTGGGAGGCTGAGTCTTGTAGTTTTCAGTGAACTCTAAGATTGCACTTTTCTAAATCAACAATGATTTGAAGGAAAAAATCATGGGTGACTTAAACATTTATGAAACCCATTGTGATAATCTCATGCATAGATAATTCAAAATAACATGATTTTTCACTATACCTATCGATCTATCTTTTCTCAACCCTAGACACCACCCAAGGTTTCCTCCACGCCGTCGCCTTTGTCGCCCTCCTCTCTCCCACCCGGCAACCTCGTTGGCCAGAGTAGTGGGAActtgcctcttgtctctctcttagTTCTGTTAGGTCCTTGTTCCCCTTAGGTTTTGATTCCCCTGGTGGCATTGATGGGGTGGTGATGGCACATTTTAATAAGGCCTATCCAACCTCTTCCCACCTCAACAACGTCTGATCCGACACCGAAGAAGGGCATGTGAGAGTAGGTGTTGCCGGATTTGCGGGCTCTCTTCGGATACTAGTAGTTGGAGTGTCAATCAATGAAATTGTCAATCAATGAAATTAGTTGGTTGAGTTTTCGAGCGGTGGTGACTTTGAGAAAAAAACATGAAAACAAAGGGGGAAACTCAATTTGTTCCACTTTTTGCAACTCTTAAGCAAACATGTGCCATTTATTACAACAAAAGGATAAGTGTGACACTGGATTGGAGTCCCCAAAAAGCGTGACATTTAATAAAATTCATCTTAATTTGGCGTTCTACTCATCACAAAAAAGTATTTTACTTGGGTGGACATTCAATTCAAGGAGGCGATTGACAAAGCGGTTGATGAAGATCGCGGCCATGCCGTCAAGTGGTCGCTGGAGCAGTAGTGTGGCGGGCAATGAAGCAGGAATGCGTCTGAATATTACACATGTCTGCGAAAACAAGCCACCTAGGTTGGAAGCACGAGCTCCAAAACTACATGGGAAGTGAGAAACCTTGCAGACATATTTTTTTTTATAATTCTAAACAGATCGAGATTTTTGAAGTCtcttttgaattaggaaaaaaatagaACTTTAGCTTTAGTTTAATAAAATATGCAACCCAGTGAAAACGCCCAAGTTACACTTTTCAGTGATCTGAATTTGCACTTTTCTAGGTGAATGGAGGCTGGACGAAAAATACTGGGTGAATTAAACATTGATCAACCCTAATATAATAATTAAGATTAGATGGATTTTCCACTCTATCTTACGTCAAATCATCCCATGTTGGTTGGTCGTAAAAAACCACATGCGCCAAGTCCAACAAGTTAAAAATTAGAAAGCACGAGGTCCTCGATTTGAAAAAGAATAAGAAATTTGCATTAAATGTCACAAATTTATGTTCAGGAGGGTGGCTTTGTAACGGGAAATTTTTAACTCAATAGGACTGTCTCATCTATGGTTGAGGATTCTTGTAGGATCAAAGTTATCGGCCagtgggggtgaatgggagatttaaCAAATTCTTCAGGAAGACAAAATACTCCAGTAAACTGAATAATAACCACATAGCAGTAGAGCAGTTCTAATGAATTATAGCAGTAAAACTATAGGAATGTAACAAAACTACTAagtaaacaaaaaaaaggaaacatGATATCAAGAGAATAGACGACAAATAAGCTATAGAAGCGGGTAGATCTAACATGCTAAGCACAGACAAAGTCTTCACGAAGTAAACTGAGTACAACACTTAGAAGAAACCTAGACCACCAAACAAAATGGAAGTACTCAAAAGTCTTTGCAACAATCACAAAGAAAGGAGAAGGAGGGAGTTCTTCGAGACTCAATAGAATACACAAACAAAGTTGAGCGAGGGATTATAATCTGTTGCTCGACGAAGGCACAACAATATGTATACCCTAGTTTAAACTACTAGCACAGTTCTACGTCTAGGTTGGAGAGGCTAAGCCACAACTTTGAAGATAAGCAAGTCTTCgccttattctccttgagctaagatcctcGAAACTCGCTCAATCACTTTGTGGTGGTCCCCGAACATGTACATGCTAGTTCTTTGGCAGTTCCTCACTTTTGATGCTTTGACCACTGCTAATCATCCAGAGGATGCTTACTCACTTTGGATGAACGGTCCTCAAGAGTAACAAGTCCAATTTATGGGATTTCTCTCAAATCAATCGAAGAGGGTTGCTAAGACAACACTTTTTCTCAAATTCACTTGGAGCAGGCAAACTACACATGGTTGCGGTAGGGTGGCTATCTATATGCTGTGAGGAAACCCATGGGGCTGATTTTACTAATGGAGACACACTCACCAGTGTACACGCGACATGTGGCAAACGGTTGGAATTTCAAACTTAAGCCAACTGGACAAACTTGGGTGACAAATTTTCCAATTCCTTAATGAGGAAATTAAGCTCGGTGTCCAGAAGACTTAACTTCAACACCGAAGCTAAATAACTCACTTTAAAGGAGATTTCTAAGTTTCACTCTCACTAAAGAAACAGGTTCAACTGAGCACACACACGAATACCTCAATCTTGTTGCTTTCACTTTGCCCCCTCTTGTTATTAtggttttgttggaaatatgccctagaggcaatactattgtattattatatttccaagtttataattaagagtttatattttatGTTATAACTGCTACAATCCTGGAGATtcaatggaaaactcatatgcacttgTGAAATGATAAACGGTAAAACTCTATTCCTAGTCTAgcttctaagactagctcaagtgttgttagtGGTCATGTTTTTTTTGGATCTTAGGATattgttaagtgtaacgatagtcctaaaacaaatTTGAGAAtatgacgttggaagaacgatcatattgaatcgacccaaacttggttgttatactttgagatattaTCGTCACAAGTCAATTGTTATAACATGAACAGTTAACGTGTGATTTAGttgcttagaccatgagagtaccgTAGTGTCTTCTTACCGTGCaatggactttggggttgctcaaacatcatctttaacatggtgatcataaggacaacttacaggttcatcggaaagtttgacaaggggcTAGATAGCTTAAGGGTGGGATTTGCTCCTTAGACGATGGAGATATATTCTTAGGGACTCTCTTGgtgtgacgacatccatcatcatcttgttattAACTCTAATAATATGGAAGTCATTGACACAGTGAAGAATGGAGGACAATCTGCGGGAGTGGCGGCAGCAGTCTTCGATGATTTCTACTTCATGGCATGTGATTTTCCTTTGACTAGATTTGAACACTATAATAGAGTGGctaacaaggtttatcatgaacttGCTAGGCTAGTGAAATTTTCTGTAACTAGAGATTGGTTTGAGG
It contains:
- the LOC119335702 gene encoding pentatricopeptide repeat-containing protein At5g15300-like, producing MIRKGSARVSPRSLKQIHGNLVVKGIASRLQPLRDLLLACVSSFRGTMGYARKVFDGIPHPDLFMHNVMVRGYAHGGAPAAAFALYRRIRTAGLRPDAFTFCYLLRASAGLPGSCAGYQVHGVVLKLGFLNDAFVRNALINMHAKCGDLKVAGALLEEAGEGDVVAWSAVIAGHAARGDLNIARQLFDDCRHKDLVCWNVMVAAYAKHGEMEKARELIDRAPETDVVSWNTIITGYSTKGMLKEALEVLDEMKCAGWLPDEATIVSLLSCCANLGSLDTGRMIHSMHLEGRPCTSIVLGNALVSMYAKCGDLQAALEVFSRTKERDVWTWNSIIGGLAFHGQAEQSIQFFNKMLQQGMCPNAISFLCVLGACSHAGLVEDGQRCFSLMKDRYKIEPNAKHYSCIVDMLGRAGLLDEAFAILSSMRCEPSAVIWRTLLGACKIHGNAALGKLARERLLKMNEDTSEDYVLLSGIYASCDEWFGVETLRGSMDERGIRKAAGFAQVDHKTSCLSAL